The segment TGGATTCTAAATAAAATTTAAAAAAGCCTGATGGCTTTTTTATAATAATTTTTAATTACCAAGCAAATTAGCAATAATATTGCTATGTACATTGTTGAGTTAGTTGAAAAAGCATGCAATAGCATAAGTAATACATTATATACTAAGATGGTTGGAATTGTTGCTCAAGAGTTTCTTGGCATTTGTGAAAATAAATAGTACTTACTAAATGATGCATTTATTTTTGATAAGTATTATATGTAAGTTACCATCTATTGGTAGTATAATGATTAAACTTATGTACTATGATTTAATTTCTGAACTTTTAAAATCATTAATAAATAAACATATAAAAAAAGATGAGACTTCAAAAAATATGCTGTTAACCAAAAATAATTGACAGCAGTATTGACATTGTGGTATACTTTAGAAGTACTTTATGAAAGGAAGGTAGAGAAAATGGCAGTAAAATTAAGATTAAAAAGAATGGGTGCAAAACAAAAACCATTTTATCGTATTGTAGCAGCTGACTCTAGATCACCAAGAGATGGTAGAATTATTGAAACAGTTGGAACATATGATCCAAATACAACTCCAGCAACAGTAAATGTTAATGAAGAAGTAGCATTCAAATGGTTAGAAAATGGAGCACAACCTACAGATACAGTAAGAAGTATTTTATCAAGCGTTGGTTTAATGAAAAAATTACATGAAAGCAAAAATAGTAAATAATAATGAAAGACTATGTAAAAATTGTTAAAACAATAATTACGCCTTTAGTAGAAGATGCATCTAGTTTAGATGTAAATATTATGCCAACAGCTAATGAAGATGAAATAAAAATATTAGTGATTGCTCACGGTGATCAAATTCCAAGATTGATTGGTAAGCAAGGTCGAAATGCTAATGCAATAAGACAACTTGTTCGTGCAGCTGCTAGTGAAGAAAAGAAAAGAATTTTAGTTGATTTTGAAGCATTTTAAGATGAAGTGGTAACACTTCTTTTTTTTCTTTTAATGTAGTATACTTATGAAAAGGAGGTTTTAGAATGAAAAATCCTATTATTGGAATAACATCTAATGAACAAGCAAACTTTGATGGTTGGTTTATTGAACATTATATTAATTATGTTAAATCGGAGGCTATAAAAGTAGTTGATAAAGCTGGAGGGGTACCCCTAATAATACCAGTTTTAAGCGATAGTAATCATATTGATAGATACCTTGATTTAATTGATGGTTTAATAATTACAGGTGGTCATGATGTTTACCCATTATTGTATGAAGATGATATGCAAGTTGATTGTGGAAATATTCATCCTAAAACAGATTTTTTTGATATTTATTTAGTCAAAGAAGCAATGAAAAGGAAAATACCAACTATTGTAATTTGTAGAGGATTGCAAGTAACAAATGTTGCGTTTAAAGGAACACTAATTCAAGATGTAAATAAAGAAAAAAACTCAACAATAAAACACCATGCTCCTGAAGAAGGAAACCTTAATGTTCATGCAATTAATATTTTAGATAACAATTCTTTGTTTTCTAAGTTAACAGGATATAAAGATAAAATGTATGTTAACTCAATTCATCATCAAGCGATTGGCGAATTAGCTCCTATTTTTAAAGTAGTAGCAAAGGCAAATGATGAAATAATTGAAATTGTTGAATTAAAAGATAGTGATCAATTTTTTATTGGCATGCAGTTTCACCCAGAAATATTAGGTGCAAATGGCAATGCACAAATGATGAGATTATTTAAAGGAATGGTTGAGTATATAAATGGAGAAGATACAAATGGAAATGATTAATGTTGGTTATATAGCAGGATTTCATGGCTTAAAAGGTGAAATGAAAATTAAAACAACAACGGATTTTATTAAAGAAAGGTTTGCTAAAGGAAGTGAATTGTTTTTAATTTATAATAATGATGAAATACTTGTTAAAATAAAAAGCTATCGAGAACATAAAGGGATGCCATTAATATCTTTTGAGGGATATAATTCATTAAATGATGTTGAAAAATATAAAGGAAGTGCTCTTAAAGTAACAAGTGATATGTTGTATGATCTTGATGAAGAAGAGTATTATCACTTTGACTTAATTGGTTTAGATGTTGAAACTTTTAATGGTGAAGTACTAGGAAAAGTTAAAAGTGTTATGGAAACAGGAGCAAACGATGTTATTGTTCTTGAAAAGGATGGCAAAGATATCTTAGTGCCATTTATTAAAACAATTGTTGATGTAATTGATATTGAAAATAAAAAAATAGTTTTATTTGAAGTGGAAGGATTATGGTAATGAAATTTAAAGTATTAACATTATTTCCTGAATATATTGAAAGTTTTAAAAAACACTCAATTATTAAAAGAGGAATTGAAAGTAAAAAAATTGAAATAGAAACAATAGATTATCGTAATTACTCAAAGAATAAGCATATGAAAGTTGATGATACACCTTATGGTGGAGGAGCTGGAATGTTGCTTACAGTACAGCCAATTTACGATGCCTTAAAAGCAAATAAAACAAATGATAGTAAAATTATTTTAGTTTGTCCTACAGGAAAAGTTTTTAAACAAGAGGATGCTAATAAGTTAGCACAAGAAAAGGAATTAATATTTATTTGTGGACATTACGAAGGGTATGATGAAAGAATAAGAGATTATGTTGATTATGAATACTCTATTGGTGATTATGTTTTAACCAGTGGTGAAATTGCTAGTACGGTCATGATGGATTCAATTGCTAGGTTAGTTGATGGTGTGATTGAAAAGCAATCATATTTAGGAGATTCTTTTCAAAATGGTTTGTTAGAATATCCCCAGTATACTAAACCACAGGAGTTTGATGGAAAAGTTGTACCAGGAGTATTAGTGAATGGTCATCATGCTAAAATAGATGAATATCGATTAAAGCAATCAATAATAAAAACTGCTAAGAATAGACCAGACATGTTAGAAAGTGAAGAGTTATCACCAGAAATAAAAGCTAAAATTTTAGAATTAAAAGAAAATAAAGAAATATAAAAGTATAGTGTGCTTGACATTTTTTGTAAAGTGTACTATACTTTTTTCAGGTGATAAAATGAAGACGCAAATTCAAAAGCTAAGAAAAGAAAGAAAGATTTCTCAAGATGAATTAGCTAAAGCTCTTGGCGTTACAAGGCAAACAATCATTTCGATTGAAAAAGAAAAATATACAGCTTCATTAATTCTGGCGTATAAAATTTCCAAGTTTTTTGAAATGAGTATTGAAGAGATATTTGATTTTTCAAAGGTAGGTGAAGAAGATGAATAAATTTAAAAAAGGGTTAAAGAAAAGAATTATTTTATTGAGTATTTTAGGAATATTTTTAATATCTTTAGCAGTTATAACACTTTTAAATAAAGATAATTTAAATTTGGAAGGAAATAATTTATCAAGAAATATAGGATGTTTATATGGATTAGTACTTGGAACAGGATTTAAGTTACTATCAACATTTTCTTCACTAAGAAATGAAGATAAATTAAATGAGTTATATATAAAATCAAATGATGAAAGAACAGCCCTTGTAGTAAAAAGTACATCAACAATGTCATACTTAATTTTATTATACACAATGGTGTGTGGTATGGTTGCTACAACATTTTTTTCAAGTGTTATTTCAAATGTATTTTTCTATGGAGTTTGTTATACGCTAGTTGTATATTGCATAACGTATTTTTATTACAATCGTAAATTTTAATTTATGATAATCATGTGATATAATTACGATAAATTAATTTGGTAAATGTGCTTTTTTATCAAGAAAGATAGGAGTTGGCAGTAATGAAAAAAATATTAGCTTTAGTATTAAGTTTGTTTCTATTAGTAGGATGTTCACAACAAGACAACAAATACAAAGATGAAGCATTAGAAGCTTATGTGCAAAGCATGAATAAATTAGAAGGAAAAAATAAATATAGTATAGGTATTGATGGAAAAATTGATGTTCCTAAATCATTAATTAATACAGAAGAAGTAAATAGTAATTTTAGTGCAAAGGGAATTGTTGACTTAAAAAATGAATTAGCTAAATTTGAAATGAATTTAGATGATAAACAAAATGATCAAAGTGAGAAAATGGAAATTTATCTTGATAAAAAATATGTATATATTAAAAGTGATAATTCATGGTATAAACAGGAACTTGATGAAAGCATTTCAGATTCTGTAAATTCAAAAACTAAAGATAGTGAAAAGCTAGATGTGGATAAAGCAAGAGAAACTTTTGAAACTTTTAAAAATGTAGAATATACAAAAGAAATAAGAGATTCTCAAGAGGGCTATTTAATTAGTGCAACTATTGATTTAGATACAATTATGTCAATGATAAAAGATGAAAAAGAAAATATTAAAGACCTTGAAAAACAAATAGAGCAATTTAAGGCATTGATGCAAAAAATGAATATTGAATATGAAGTATTTATTCCAATGGATAATACTAAGTATGCAAAGCATAGAGTGAATATTAGTTTAGAAGTATTAAAAAGTGAAGTGAATGTTGGGCCAATTGATATAAACCTTGAGCCAACAAATGAAAAAATTAAAATTCCAAGTGCAGCAAAAAAAGCAAAAGTTGTAAAACAAGATAGTGTAAATAGTTTATATTAAGTGGAGGTATAAAAATGATAGAATTAAAAAATATTTCAAAGAAATATGGTAATAGTAGTAAATATGCAGTACAACCAACAGATTTATCTATTAAACCGGGAAAGATAATTGGGTTTATTGGACATAATGGTGCAGGTAAATCAACTACTTTAAAAATGATGACAGGTGTACTTACACCAAGTACTGGTGATGTGATTATTAATGGATATTCAATTACTAATGATGATTTAAAAGCAAAAAAAGAGTTTGGATATGTTCCTGATTCTCCTGATGTTTTTTTGAAACTAACTGGTTTTGAGTATTTGAATTTTATGGGAACTGCTTATGGTGTTGAACCAAGCATTTTGAAAAAACGTATTGATGAACTTGCAAATCAATATTTAATGAGTGATAAATTAGGAGATTTAATTGATTCTTATTCTCATGGTATGCGACAAAAAATAGTGGTAATGGGTGCTTTAGTACATGAACCACATATAATGATTTTAGATGAACCACTTACAGGGCTTGATCCACAAGCAAGTAGACTTTTAAAAGATTCAATGAAAGATCATGTTGCTAAAGGTCATACTGTATTATTTTCAACACATGTTTTGGAAGTTGCTGAAAAATTGTGTGATGAGATTTTAGTAATTAATAAAGGAAAGTTTATATATCAAGGTACATTAGAGGCATTAAAGGAACAATATAGTGAAAGTACAAGCTTAGAAGATATCTTCTTTGCGATAACAAGTGAAAATGATTAAATCGTTATTTAATGTTTTTAAACGTGACCAACAAAGTATTAAGTTAATTAAGTATTCAAAAACAAAAAAAATACTACTTAATATTGGTATAACTATTTTGGTGTTAGCTGGATTTTCAGCGATGCTATTTCCTTTAATTGTACATTCTGATGAAATTCAAAGTAAGATTCCACTTAATATTGGGCACCTTACTATTATGATTGGTTTTTATTTAACTTTTGTTTTAGCAATCGTTTCATCTTTTGGGTTTCTATTCTCAGGTGGATATTTAGATAAAAACTTGAATAATTATATTGTATTACCGATTAAAAAACGTGAGTTTGTAATCGCAAAATTAATGCTAGTTTATTACAATGTGTTACAAGTTGTCGCATTGTTAATGACACCTTGTATTATCATTTATTTTGTTTACTCTGATGTTAGCCTTAATGGTATCTTGAGTATTATTATTTATTGTTTAACAATGCCAATTATTACAATTTATGGTATTTCATTTTTAGTTGGAACAGTTTTATATTTTGTAAATAAAGTAAAAAATAAAATGCTTGCTAAAAGAGTATTATATGGTACATTTTTTGTTGTTGCCTTCTCTTTATATATGGTATTTATTTTAAATGTTAGTACACAGTCTAGTGAAGATCCAACTAAAACAATTACTATGTTTATGGATTTAATTAGTAAGTTAGATACAATCCTTTTCTATCCAGGTTGGGCATCTGAGTTATTAAACAAAGCTAGTTATATTAATATTGTTTATATGTTTGTTGCTGTTGTTATTGGGTCAATTTTCTTATTATACTTTGAAAAAGTATATTTTAAAGGCTCAATTGGATTTAATGAAGAAGGCGGTAAAACAAAATCTAAATTGCTTAAAAATAAACAAACTTCTAGTCATAGTAAGACAATGTGGTTCTTTATTAGAGAAGCTAAAGAAATTTTTAAAACTGGAACTTATTTCTTTAATTCTGTTTTTGGAAATATTTTAATCGTTGTAGTTTATCTTGCTATGATGGGATATTCTTATTATACAAATGGTGATACGGCTGTTGAAGTAGTGAGTTTTGTTAAAGATTCTTTAAACATTGAAACAATAATTTTAGTAACATTAGTAATTGGAACATTCTTTACGATTTTCAATAATGGTGCTGCTACAGTTTTCACAAGAGATGCTAAAGTCCTTGATTATTTAAATACATTACCACTTAATCAAAGTAGAGCATTTTTTGGAAAAGTATTATTTCATACGCTAGTTGAGTTTTTAACAATATTCATTTTCATGTTAATTCCGATGCTTGTTTTACAAATGGATGTTAGTTATATTATTGTTTCATTATTAGTAATGATTTTAGTTGTTTTAGCTACAAATTTAATTCCAGTATGTATTGATTTAAATTTCCCGACACTTGATTGGGAATCAGAAACTTATGTTGTTAAAAGATCTCGTTCAGTTTGGATGACAATGCTTGTTCATTTTGGTTTAAATGCCCTTGTTTTTGGAAGTGGCTTTGCATTAGTTATGTTTGCAGATGTAGATTACAAAATACTTTCATACATTGGTATAGCCTTTTATGTTATGATGTTCATTGTATTGGTATTTGTCTATCGAAAATCAGTAACAAGAGCATTTAGAAAGGTGAGAGGTTAGTGAAATATCAAAAGAAAGATATTATGACAACAATTACAGGCTTTTTAATGGCAGTAGCTGATAGTGTCCCAGGTGTTAGTGGTGGAACAATTGCTTATATTTTAGGTAAATATGAGCAATTTGTTAGTTCTATTGCAGCTTTTGGTTCAAGTAGTACTAAGCAGGAGAAGAAAGATGCTATTGATTTTTTATTAAAATTTGTTGTTGGTTGGGCAATTGGAATGGTTTTAGCATTAAGCTTGATTGCTAGCTTAGTTGGTGAAAAACCATATGAATTAGTCTCATTGTTTTTAGGATTTATTTTAGTTGCAATTCCATTTATTTTTACACAAGAAAAATTACAAAACAAAATTAATCTAAAGCATATCTTGTTCACAATGGCTGGAATTGTACTAGTAGTAGTTGTAACAAACTTTAGCTCAACTGCAATTGATTTAAGTGCAGATACAAGTATTTTAAAGTATGTTTATATTTTTATAGTAGGAGCTGTTGCAATTTCGGCAATGATTTTGCCTGGAATATCTGGTTCAACATTCTTATTAATATTTGGTTTATATATGCCAATTGTGAGTGCTGTAAAAGAGGTATTAAAGTTTAACTTTAGTCAATTAGATATTGTTTTAGTATTTGGTTTTGGAGTTTTATTAGGATTATTTTATTTTTCAAAGCTAGTTAAATATTTAATGAAAAATCATCGTGAGATTGTTGTTTTCTTTGTCATGGGATTAATGATAGGATCTATATATGCAATTATTATGGGACCAACATCATTAAGTGATGATGTTACTAAAGAAAGTTTAAATTTAGTACCATTAAATTTTGAAAATATTAAATTAATTTGGATGCTTGCTGGAGTTGGAATAATTATAGCTTTAGAAAAAATAAAAAAAATAGTTGAAGGAGGAAGTAAAAGTGAATAATTTTACTTATCAAAGAGTGACTAAATTAATTTTTGGTCAAAATCAATTAGAAAAATTACCACAAGAAATTAAGAAAAATGGTGGTAGTAGAGTATTATTAACTTATGGACAAAGTAGTATTAAAAGAATTGGATTATATGATGAAGTTGTTAGAATGTTAAATGATAATGATATTTTCTTTGTTGAATTAGGAGGAATTAAACCTAATCCAGAAGTAGATACTGCTCGTGAAGGTGTTAGATTAATTAATGAACATAATCTTGATTTTATTTTAGCTGTCGGTGGTGGAAGTGTTCTTGATAATTCAAAACATATTGCAATGTCACAAGCTGCAGATGTTGATGTTTGGGATTTAGTTAGAAACCAAGACCAACTTGATAAAGTTACTGGTTTAATAAAAATAGGAGCTATTTTAACTATTTCAGCTACTGGTTCAGAAATGAATGTAGGTGGAGTTATTACTAATCCTGAAACTGAAGATAAATTATCAATGGCACATGAAGAAGCAGCGCCAGTATTCTCATTCTTAAATCCAAGACTTTTGGAAAGTTTACCACCAAAACAAAGAATTGCCGGTGTTTGTGATACATTCTCACATTTATTAGAATTGTATTTTACTGCACATGAAGATGAAGGTTTTGCTGATAGATATATTGAGGGTGTTATGAAAAATGTTATCGCTTATGCACCAAAGTATTTAGAAGATAATTTAAATTATGATGCTAATGCACAAATTATGCTAAGTGCTACTTATGCATTAAATGGAATTAGTACTTTAGGAAAATATGGTGGAGATTGGAATACACATGCTTTAGAACATGAATTAAGTGCTCTTACAGACTTTACTCATGGAATTGGTCTTGCAATAATTCAACCTTATGTTTTACAAACTTATCTTGATGCTGATTTGGCAAATAAAAAAGATTTAGTTAAATTTGTTAATTTAGGAAAAAATGTTTTTGACATTGAGGGTTCTAATCAAGAAGTTGCGCAAAAAACTGTTGAAGCAATTAAAAAGCTATTCTTTGAGTGGATAGATAATAAAACTCAATTAAGTGAGTATGAAGTATATGATTTCAATTATAGTACTTGTGTTGAAAAATTGTTAAATGATGCTAGATTATCTGACATTTATCACTCATTTACTAAAGAAGAATTAGATAAGATATATAAAACGATATTGTAATGGTATCGTTTTTTTTAATACCTTATCAAAAAATAGTACTTACAATATTTTTTTTTGACACTTTTAGCGAATGTATGATTTTCTTATGTTTTTTACAAAAATAAATGAAAAATTTGCAAAAAAATTAAAAAAAACACAAAAAAAACAAAGAAATTAACATATAGTCGATTAAATGAACATTTCATTTTTATCGAAATAGACAAAAAGTTCGATAAAACATAAAAAAAACGCTTTTTTTTGACTAAAAATCAATTATTTGATGTTGCTTTTTAATATATTAAAGATATAATTTAAATTAAGAATATATAATAATTATAAAAAACGGAGGGTACAAAAAAATGAACAAAGTAATTATTGATGGGAAAAGTCTTACATTAGAGGACTTTATCCAAGTAGCACGACATGGTGCTAAAGTTGAGTTAAGCGATGAAGCTATCAAAGCAATGCAAAAAAGTCGTGACTTAGTTGAGCATTATGTTGAAAATGAAGTTGTACGTTATGGAATTACAACAGGATTTGGATCTTTAAGTGAAGTAACAATCAACAAAAAAGATACAAGTAAGTTACAAGAAAACTTAATTATCACGCATGCAGTATCAGTTGGGGAACCATTTGATATTGAAGTAGTAAGAGGAATTATGTTATTACGTGCTAATTCAATTGCTAAAGGTAATTCAGGAGTAAGAGTTAGTACAGTACAATTAATCTTAGATATGTTAAATGCGGGTGTAACACCAGTTGTGCCTGAACAAGGAAGCTTAGGAGCTAGTGGTGATTTAGCACCATTATCACACTGTGTTTTACCAATGTTAGGTTATGGTGAAGTATACTATAATGGAAAAAAATATAATGGTAAATTAGGAATGAAAAAAGCTGGTTTAGAAACAATCACTTTATCTTCAAAAGAAGGTTTAGGACTAAACAATGGTACTCAAGCAATGACTTCAGTTGGTGCTTTTGCTACTTACGATGCTTTAAAAACAGTTAAATTAGCAGATATTACTGCAATGCTTTCATTTGAAGCTTTAACAGGAATTAGAACTGCATACGATCCAAGAGTTCATGAAATTCGTGGTCATGTAGGACAAAAAACATCAGCTAAAAACTTCTTAAAATTAATTGAAGGAAGTTCATCAGCAACTGAACAAGGAGATTTAAGAGTTCAAGATGCTTATGCATTAAGATGTTTACCTCAAATTCATGGTGCTTCAAAAGATGCTATTAATTATGTAAAAGGAATTGTTGAAATTGAATTAAATGCGGTTACTGATAACCCATTAATTTTCCCTGATACTGAAGATGTAATTAGTGGTGGTAACTTCCATGGTCAACCAATGGCTTTACCATTTGACTTCTTAAAAATCGCTTTATCAGAATTAGCAAACATTTCTGAAAGAAGAATTGAAAGATTAGTAAACTCTAAATTATCAAATGGTTTACCATCAATGTTAGTTAAAAAAGCTGGATTAAATAGTGGATTTATGATTGTTCAATATTCTGCTGCATCAGTTGTAAGTGAAAATAAAGTAATTGCTCATCCTGCAAGTGTTGATTCAATTCCATCTTGTGAAAACCAAGAAGATCATGTATCTATGGGAACAACAGCTGCTAGACAAGCAAGACAAATTTTAAGAAACGTTCAATATGTATTAGGTATGGAATTATTCGCTTCATGTCAAGGAATCGATCTTAGAAAAGTAGAAAAATTAGGTAAAGGTACACAAGTTGCTTACGATCAAGTAAGAAGCGTTGTATCATATATGAAAAACGATAGAGTTTTAAAACCAGATATGGTTAAAATTGATGAGTTAGTAACATCTCACAAAATTGTCGAAGAAGTTGAAAAAGTTGTACCATTAGATACAATTTAATTTAAAAAGTTTTTTAGGAGGAAAAAGTATTATGCAAATTAATAATCAAGACATTCAAAAGGGAATGGAGATTAAAATTGATCATATTCCTGCTAAAACACCAGAATTCGTAAAAGGAATAAGAAGAGCACCTAAACGTGAATTAACGTTAAGCGATTCAGATATTGAATTAGCACTTATGAATGCTCTAAGATATATTCCAGAAGAATACCATGCTGAATTAGCTCCTGAATTTTATGAGGAGCTAATGACTCATGGGCGAATTTATGGATATCGTTTTAGACCAGAAGGAAATATTTCACCAAAACCTATTGATGAGTATGAAGCAACAACAATTGAAGGACAAGCATTCCAAGTAATGATTGATAACAACTTATCATTTGAAATTGCTTTATATCCATATGAATTAGTAACATATGGTGAAACAGGACAAGTATTCCAAAACTGGATGCAATATGTTCTAGTTAACAAATATTTAAAAGTTATGACTGATGAGCAAACATTAGTTCTTCAATCAGGACATCCAGTAGGATTGTTCCATTCACATAAAACAGCTCCAAGAGTAATGATTACTAATGGATTAACAGTTGGTTTATTTGATAACTTAGATGATTTCAAACGTTTAACTGCACTAGGTGTAGCTAACTATGGACAAATGACTGCTGGTGGTTGGATGTATATTGGACCACAAGGTATCGTTCATGGAACTTATTCAACATTATTAAATGCATCTCGTAAAATTAAAGATGGTGCAAAAGATATGGAAGGATTAATCTTCGTTACATCAGGACTTGGTGGAATGTCTGGAGCTCAAGGTAAAGCTGGTAAGATTGCTAATGGTGTAGCTTTAGTTGCAGAGGTTGATGAATCAAGAATTAATACTCGTTATGAACAAGGATGGGTTGATAAAGTAACAAGAACACCTAAAGAAGCATTCGAAGTAGCATGTAAAGCTAAAGATAATAAAGAACCGATTGCTATTGCGTTTTTAGGTAATGTTGTTGATTTATTAGAATATGCTTATGAAAATGATATTCATATTGATTTATTATCAGATCAAACATCATGTCAGGAAGCTTATGATGGTGGATATTGCCCAGCAGGAATTTCTTTTGAAGAAAGAACAAAACTTTTAGCAACTGATCATGCTAAATTCAAAAAACTTGTTGATGAAAGCTTACATCGTCACTTTGAAGTTATCAAAAAATTAAGTTCAAAAGGAACATATTTCTTTGACTATGGTAACTCATTCATGAAAGCTATTTATGATTCAGGTGTAATGGAAATTTCAAAAAATGGTGTTAATGATTTAGATGGATTCATTTGGCCATCTTATGTTGAAGATATTTTAGGACCAATGTTATTTGACTATGGATATGGACCATTCAGATGGGTATGTCTATCAGGAAAAGAAGAAGATTTAGACAAAACAGATGCTGCAGCATGTAGTGTTATTGATCCAGATCGTCGTTTCCAAGATTATGATAACTGGAAATGGATTAATGATGCTAAGAAAAATGCATTAGTTGTTGGTACAAAAGCTCGTATTCTTTACCAAGATGCTTGGGGACGTACAAACATTGCTCTTAAATTTAATGAAATGGTACGTAATGGAGAAGTAGGACCAATTATGTTAGGTCGTGATCACCATGATGTATCTGGTACAGATTCACCATTTAGAGAAACATCAAATATTTATGATGGTTCAAATGTAATGGCAGAAATGGCTACTCACTGTTATGCAGGTAATGCAGCACGTGGTATGTCACTAATCGCTCTTCACAATGGTGGTGGAGTTGGTATTGGTAAATCTGTAAACGGTGGATTTGGTATGGTATTAGATGGAAGTGAAAGAGTAGACAATATTCTTTATGAATCAATGTTATGGGATGTTATGGGTGGAGTTGCTCGTCGTAACTGGGCTCGTAATAGCGCATCAATTGAAACTTGTATCGAATACAATGAACAAATGAAAGGTAAAGACCATATTACTTTACCATACTTAACAACAAGAGATTTTGTTAAGGATATTATTAGGAAAAACAAATAAACTAAGGAGATGTCTTAAATGCAAAAAATAGTACAATGTGTACCAAATTTTTCAGAAGGGAAAGATCTAGAGAAAGTTGATCGTATCGTTGCACCTTTAAAAGATAAAGAAGGTGTAAAGTTAGTTGGAGTTGAACCAGATGCTGCTTACAATAGAACAGTTGTTACTGTAATAGGTGAGCCTCAAGCAGTTAAAGCTGCTGTTGTTGAAGCAATTGGTGTAGCTACAAAAGAGATTGATATGAACTATCAAACAGGTGAACATAAAAGAATGGGAGCTACTGATGTAGTACCATTTATTCCAATTTCAGGAATGAGTATTGAAGAAGCTGTTGAATTATCAAAAGAAGCTGGAGAAGAAGTAGCACAACGTTTTGATTTACCAGTATTCTTATATTCATATAGTGCAACTCAACCAAACCGTGAAAAATTACCAACAATTAGAAAAGGTGAATTTGAAGGAATGGGTGAAAAAATTAAATTACCTGAATGGAAACCAGATTATGGTAAAGCTGAAATTCATCC is part of the Bacilli bacterium PM5-9 genome and harbors:
- a CDS encoding urocanate hydratase (product_source=KO:K01712; cath_funfam=3.40.1770.10; cog=COG2987; ko=KO:K01712; pfam=PF01175,PF17391,PF17392; superfamily=111326; tigrfam=TIGR01228); the protein is MQINNQDIQKGMEIKIDHIPAKTPEFVKGIRRAPKRELTLSDSDIELALMNALRYIPEEYHAELAPEFYEELMTHGRIYGYRFRPEGNISPKPIDEYEATTIEGQAFQVMIDNNLSFEIALYPYELVTYGETGQVFQNWMQYVLVNKYLKVMTDEQTLVLQSGHPVGLFHSHKTAPRVMITNGLTVGLFDNLDDFKRLTALGVANYGQMTAGGWMYIGPQGIVHGTYSTLLNASRKIKDGAKDMEGLIFVTSGLGGMSGAQGKAGKIANGVALVAEVDESRINTRYEQGWVDKVTRTPKEAFEVACKAKDNKEPIAIAFLGNVVDLLEYAYENDIHIDLLSDQTSCQEAYDGGYCPAGISFEERTKLLATDHAKFKKLVDESLHRHFEVIKKLSSKGTYFFDYGNSFMKAIYDSGVMEISKNGVNDLDGFIWPSYVEDILGPMLFDYGYGPFRWVCLSGKEEDLDKTDAAACSVIDPDRRFQDYDNWKWINDAKKNALVVGTKARILYQDAWGRTNIALKFNEMVRNGEVGPIMLGRDHHDVSGTDSPFRETSNIYDGSNVMAEMATHCYAGNAARGMSLIALHNGGGVGIGKSVNGGFGMVLDGSERVDNILYESMLWDVMGGVARRNWARNSASIETCIEYNEQMKGKDHITLPYLTTRDFVKDIIRKNK
- a CDS encoding glutamate formiminotransferase (product_source=KO:K00603; cath_funfam=3.30.70.670,3.30.990.10; cog=COG3643; ko=KO:K00603; pfam=PF02971,PF07837; smart=SM01221,SM01222; superfamily=55116; tigrfam=TIGR02024) produces the protein MQKIVQCVPNFSEGKDLEKVDRIVAPLKDKEGVKLVGVEPDAAYNRTVVTVIGEPQAVKAAVVEAIGVATKEIDMNYQTGEHKRMGATDVVPFIPISGMSIEEAVELSKEAGEEVAQRFDLPVFLYSYSATQPNREKLPTIRKGEFEGMGEKIKLPEWKPDYGKAEIHPTAGVVAIGCRPPLIAYNIDCQTKDVDAISYIAKSIRLSSGGYKCIQAGPAEYDEFIQVTMNVTDYTQTSVYRAFEAVKMEAKRFDIEVTGSEIIGLVPRACLEDIAAYYLKMRDTKPLAEYTLEQLSEVVTKHLGLRGFSLDKIIEYHV